One genomic segment of Linepithema humile isolate Giens D197 chromosome 5, Lhum_UNIL_v1.0, whole genome shotgun sequence includes these proteins:
- the Hk gene encoding voltage-gated potassium channel subunit beta-2 — protein MYEKIRVGRDVAHAPSVIPSNILRREFRLLLAAGNDTNNNANTNSSMEDDDSYPLPTIYRCRAPIASLDCMEEFNGGGGGGGGGGADSGVHCSNTTGTKEQLLTSCIAAQAQRLQHPSPGIRYRNLGKSGLRVSNVGLGTWTTFGVGGCGSEETAEAVVALAYDSGINVFDLSEAHSGHRAEIQFGRILLRRAWNRSSYVVTTKIYWNTKSEGRGLSRKHIIESVQASLVRLQLSYIDIVMIHKVDPMCPMEEIVRAMNYVISKGWVMYWGTSRWTPVEIMEAYTNCRQFNCVTPIVEQAEYHLFYREKPELYMPELYNKIGVGLMAWSTVTIGMVSSKPEDCGVSFLSRSSYKNKYSSFSWTEDETQSLYKEDYAWKEKPADEETRKYSDKLRDVYALAERLGCSFGQLAIAWSLKNESVQCLLLGASNIDQLYESLQSLQLIPKLNANIMSEIERILDNKPSRPPMISTLALR, from the exons ATGTATGAAAAGATCCGAGTCGGACGGGACGTCGCTCACGCGCCGAGCGTAATTCCCTCGAATATTTTGCGTCGCGAGTTCCGTCTGCTGCTTGCAG CGGGAAATGATACAAACAACAACGCAAACACGAACAGCAGTATGGAGGACGACGATTCATACCCACTGCCTACAATTTATCG CTGCCGTGCACCCATAGCAAGTCTGGATTGTATGGAAGAGTtcaacggcggcggcggcggcggtggcggcggcggtgcaGACTCGGGCGTGCACTGCAGCAACACGACCGGAACGAAAGAGCAGCTACTAACTAGCTGCATTGCCGCACAAGCGCAACGTTTGCAGCATCCCTCGCCAGGTATTCGCTACCGCAACTTGGGCAAAAGCGGTCTACGTGTTTCCAATGTTGGATTAG GAACATGGACCACTTTCGGCGTGGGCGGCTGCGGCAGCGAGGAAACCGCGGAGGCCGTTGTGGCGCTCGCCTACGACAGCGGGATTAATGTATTTGACTTGAGCGAGGCTCACAGCGGACACCGCGCGGAAATCCAGTTCGGTCGTATCTTGCTGAGACGCGCCTGGAATCGTTCCAGTTACGTCGTCACGACGAAAATTTACTGGAACACCAA GAGCGAGGGTCGCGGGCTATCGCGGAAACACATAATCGAGTCCGTGCAAGCTTCGCTCGTCAGGCTGCAACTGTCGTACATCGACATTGTCATGATCCACAAAGTCGATCCAATGTGTCCGATGGAAG AGATCGTTCGCGCTATGAATTACGTTATAAGCAAAGGTTGGGTAATGTACTGGGGTACATCGCGATGGACGCCCGTGGAGATTATGGAAGCCTATACGAATTGTCGGCAATTTAATTGCGTGACGCCGATCGTTGAGCAAGCGGAGTATCATCTCTTTTACAGGGAGAAACCTGAACTCTATATGCcagaattgtataataaaattg GTGTTGGTTTGATGGCATGGTCTACTGTTACCATCGGAATGGTTTCTTCGAAGCCGGAAGATTGCGGAGTATCGTTCCTCTCGAGATCCTCTTACAAA AACAAATACTCCTCGTTCAGTTGGACGGAGGATGAAACTCAATCTTTATACAAGGAG GATTACGCGTGGAAAGAGAAACCCGCCGACGAAGAAACACGGAAATACTCGGATAAATTGCGGGACGTGTACGCTCTGGCCGAAAGATTGGGATGCTCTTTTGGACAACTGGCCATCGCGTGGTCCTTAAAGAATGAAAGTGTTCAGTGCCTTTTGCTCGGTGCATCCAATATAGATCAATTGTACGAGAGTCTCCAAAGCTTGCAG CTTATCCCGAAATTGAACGCGAACATAATGAGCGAGATCGAGAGGATTCTTGACAACAAACCGTCCCGACCGCCGATGATATCCACTTTGGCGCTTAGATGA